From the Salana multivorans genome, the window ATGCCGGCGAGCGTGAGCAGCAGGGTCGTCTTCCCGACGCCGGACGGCCCGACGATCGCGAGGCTCGACCCCGGCGGCACGTCGAGGTCGAGCGGCGCCGCGAGGGCGGTGCCGCCGGGCCAGCCGTACGCGAGGCCGCGCGCCGTCAGGCCCGGCGTCGCGGTGGGACCCGGCGTCGCGGCGCGGCCAGGGGCGGGCCGGGGATCGGCCCCCCGCGCGGCCGCCGCGTCGTCGTCGTCGAGGTCCAGCAGCGCGAGGATCCGTCGCGCGGCCTGGGCGCTGCGGTGGAGCTGGGACGCGGCCGCCGGCAGCGGCATCGTGGCCTCGAACACGGCGAGCGGGACCAGGACGACGACGGCGAGCTGCTCGGGCGTCAGCGTGCCGGACACGAGCGCCGGGACCCCGACCAGCAGGGCCCCGACCGCCGCGGCGCCCGTCGCGAGCACGGCCAGCGCGGCCGAGGAGGCGAGCGGGACGGCCGCGCGGCGCTCGGCGGCGCGCGAGCTGCGGTCGGCGGCGGCCAGCTCGTCGAGCACGACGCCGCGTCGTCCGGTGAGGGCCAGCTCCGCGGACCGGGTGAGCAGCGTCTCGGTCGCGACGGCCACCTCGGTCCGGGCGGCGACCCGCGCCGCCTCGGCGCGCGCGTCGGCGCGCTGCGCGAGCGCCGGCACGACGAGCGCCGACACGAGCAGGCAGACCAGCAGGACGCCGGCGGCGGCGAGGTCGAAGCAGGCGAGGAAGCCGACGGACCCGAGCCCGACGACGACGGCGACCAGCGCCGGGACGATCGCCCGCACGACGAGGTCGCCGACGTCGTCGACGTCGGCCCCGGTCCGCGCGAGCAGGTCCCCGCGGCGCAGGGCCGCGATCCGCTCCGTCCGGCCGCGGGCCAGCGCGTCGTAGAGGTTGGTGCGCAGGTCGGCCACCCCGCGCAGGGCGACGTCGTGCGCCGCGAGCCGGTCGAGGTAGCGGGAGACGCCGCGCAGCACGCCGAACAGGCGTACCCCGACGGCCGCGATGTTGAGCGTCATGACCGGCGGCATCTGCGAGGCGCGGACGATGAGCCACGCCGACGTCCCGGCGAGCGCCACCGAGGCGGCCAGCGTGAGCGAGCCGAGCGCGACGGCCGCGGCCAGCGCGCGTCGGCGCAGCCCGAGCAGGGGGAGGATCCGGCGCACGGCGCGCAGGTCGTCGCGCAGCCGCGGCCCCTCCGGCCGGGCGTCGTCGTCCGCGCGGGACGCGACGTCGCGCACGGGTGCGGCCTCGGCCGCCCGCCGGCTCATGCCGACACCTGCGCGCCGGCCCGCACGTGGACGACCTCGTCGGCGGCGGCGAGCGTCGCCGGACGGTGCGCGACGACGACGACGGCGGCCCCGCGCGCGGCCACGGCCCGCATCGCGTCGACGATCCGCGCCTCGTCGGCCGGCGCCAGGTGCGCCGTCGGCTCGTCCAGGACGACGAGCCGGGCGCCGCGCACGAGCGCGCGGGTCAGCTCGAGCCGGTGCGTCTGGCCGACCGACAGCCCGGAGGAGAGGCCGCCAGCGGACTCGGCGAGCCGGGTGTCCCAGCCGCCCGGCAGCGCGGCCACGACGTCGGACAGCCCGGTCGCCCGGGCCGCCTCCTCCAGGTCCGCGGCGGGGATCTCGCGACCGGACGTCACGTGCTCGCGGAGCGTGCCGCCGCCGGTGACGACGCGCTGCGGCACCCACGCGGCCTGCTCCCACCACGCGGCCGGGTCGATCCCGGCCAGCGGGACGTCGGCCCGGGTGCCCGGCCCCGCGGTCAGATCGTCCGGCGGACCCGCCGTGTCGTCCGGATCGTCCGGCCCGCCGACCACCAGCTCGATCGAGCCGGCGTCGACCGGCTGGAGGAGCAGCAGCGCCATCGCCGTCGTCGTCTTGCCGGAGCCGCTCGGTCCGGCCAGCGCCGTGACGCGTCCGGGCCGGACCAGCGCGGACAGCGCCTCGGGGGCCAGGTAGCCCCGCTCGTCGGCCGCGACGCTCACGTCCGTGAGCCGGATCGCCCGCCAGGCCGGCACGGGAGCCGACCCGGCCGCCGGGAGCGGCGTGTCGAGCACGTGGAACACGCGCTGCACGGCGGCCAGCCCGTTCGTCGAGGCGTGGAACTGCGTGCCGACCTGGCGCAGCGGCTGGTACACCTCCGGCGCGAGGACGAGGACGACGAGCGCCGTGACGAGGTCGATCCGTCCGTAGACGAGGCGCATCCCGACCTCGACGGCCACGAGCGCGACCGAGAGCGAGGCCAGCAGCTCGAGCACGGCACCCGAGAGGAACGCGACGCGCAGGGTCTGCATCGTCGTGGCGCGGTAGGAGTCGGCGAGCCGCTTGACCCGCGTGCCGGGACCGATCTCCCGGCCGAGCGCGCGCAGCGTCGTGAGCCCCGCCAGCAGGTCGAGGAGCTGGGCGCCCTGCTGCGCGAGCACGTCGAGCCGCCGGGCCGAGTACTGCTGCGTCGTGACGCCGACGAGCCACATGAACAGCGGGACGAGCGGGAGCGTCACGGCGACGATGAGCCCCGAGACGAGGTCGAGCCAGAGCATGACGCCGAGCGCGACGGGCGTGAGGATCGCCGTCATGAGGAGCTGCGGCAGGTACCCGGTGACGTAGGGGACGACGTCGTCGAGCCCCCGGGTCGCGAGGACGGCGACCTCGGAGCCGTGCCGGGCGCGCCAGCGGTGCGGCAGGCGACCCGCGTGCTCGAGCAGCGCCCGGCGCAGCTGGCCGACGACGGCGACGGCCGCCCCGTTGCCGAGGCGCTCGCGCGCGAAGGTCAGGGCGGCCCGCAGGACGATCGCGCCGGCGAGCAGGAGGAGCGGCGTCGCGATGCCGCCCAGCGCGGCCGCCCCGCTCCCGGCGAGCAGCCCCGAGGCCGCCGGACCGAGCGAGTGCCCGATGGCGAAGGCCTGGACGATGATGCACACCGTCGCGGCCGCGGACAGCGCCGCCGCGGCCAGCACGTAGGTGCGGGCCGCGGCGGCGGTGCGGAGCAGTCGGGGATCGAGCGGTCTCACCCCTCGATGGTCGCAGCCTCCGGCGGGTTCGTCGTCGCCCGCGCCGGCTCGTCGGAGTGGCCGGGGATGGAGGCCCGGGAGATCCGCTTGCTGAAGACCTTGAGCGACCAGCCCTGGTAGAGCAGCACGACCGGGACAAGCGCCACCGCGACCCACGACATCACCATGAGCGTGTAGTCGGAGGACGAGGCGTTGTCGATCGTGAGGGAGTTGGCCGGGTCGAGCGCCGGCATCACGTTCGGGGCGATCGACCCGAAGATGAACACGACGGCCATGACGATCGCCACCGAGTTGAGCGCGAACGCCCAGCCCTCGCTGCGCCGGGCCGTCATCAGCACGACGCCGACGAGGGCGAGCGCCGCCACGACGAGCGGCACCCACGTCCAGGCGTTGCGTGAGTGTGCGAGCTGCGCCCAGACGACCCACACCGCGGCGACCGCCGTCGTCGGGATGGACACCCGGGCGGCGACGCGGGCGGCCCTGACGCGCAGGTCGCCGTCCGTCTTCAGCGCGAGGAAGGCCGCGCCCTGGGTGAGGAACAGGCCGAGCGTGACGAGCCCGCCGAGCAGCGCGAACGGGTTGAGAAGCGCCCAGAAGCCGCCGACGTACTGGTGGTCGGCGTTCAGCTCGACGCCGCGGACGAGGTTGGCGAACGCGACGCCCCACAGGACGGCCGGCACCCAGGAGCCGATGGTGATGCACCAGTCCCAGCCGTTCTGCCAGCGGGGGGACGACGACTTGTGCCGGTACTCGAACGCGACGCCGCGCACGATCAGCGCGAGCAGGATGAGGAGCAGCGGCAGGTAGAAGCCCGAGAACAGCGTCGCGTACCACTCGGGGAACGCCGCGAACGTCGCCCCGCCGGCGGTCAGCAGCCACACCTCGTTGCCGTCCCAGACCGGACCGATCGTGTTGATGACGACGCGGCGGTCCGTGTTGTCCTTCGCGAGCGGCCGCAGGAGCATGCCCACGCCGAAGTCGAAGCCCTCGAGGACGAGGTAGCCGATCCACAGGATGGCGATGAGGATGAACCAGAGAACTGCGAGATCCATGGTGAGTCCTTGTTCCGTCTCGTCTCGGGACCGTCAGTACGCGAAGTCGAGCTGCTTGACGCCGTCGGCGTCCGTCTCGCTCGGTCGGTCGTGCGGGTGGTCGGGCTCCGGCGCCCCCTTGAGGACGTCCTTGCGCATCAGCCGGAACCAGATGACGGCGAGCACGCCGTACACGAGGGTGAAGGCGATCATCGACGTCAGGACGGTGCCCGGGGCGACGACGCTCGGCAGCGAGACGCCGTCCGCCGTCAGCATCTTGATCTCCAGGACGCCGTCCGCCCCGATGTTCGGCACCACGACCCAGGGCTGGCGGCCCATCTCCGTGAAGATCCAGCCGAAGGCGTTGGCGAGGAACGGCATCGGGATGGCGACGACGGCCAGCCGGGCGAACCACCTGTTGTCCGTGACCCGGCCCTTGCGCAGCAGCCACAGGCCCCACAGCGCGAGCGCGGCGGAGAAGACCGCCGGGCCGATCATGAGCCGGAACGTCCAGTAGGTCACCATGAGGTTCGGGATGTAGACGATGTCCTCGCCGTACTCCGCGGCGAACCGCTCGGTGAACATCGCCTGGACCTCCCGCGTCCCCGGGACGGTGCTCTCGGGACCGGTGAAGTGGCCGGTCGCCAGGAACGACGTGCCGCAGGGGATCGACAGGAGGTGGCGGACGCCGTCGGGGTTGTTCGGGTCGTTGAGGTCGCCGATGGCCAGGAGCGAGAACGGCACGCACTCGCTCGTCTCGAAGTGCGCCTCCGCCGCCGACATCTTGCCCGGCTGCTGCTCGTACATGATCTTCGCCTGCGCGTCGCCCGTGAGGAGCAGGCCGACGCCCGAGACGAGGATCGCGACGATGCCGAGCAGGGCGGCGGGCCGGTAGACCGTGCGGGCGGTCTTCTCGTCGCCCGCGCGGACCGATCGGACGATCCAGATCGCCGCGATGGCCGTGACGAAGGTCGCCCCGACGAGCCAGGCGGCCGCGACGACGTGGGGGAACGTGACGAGCGTCGTCGGGTTCGTCAGGACCGCGCCGATGTCGACCAGCTGCGCCCGACCGAGCTCCTCGTTCCACACGGCGCCGACGGGGTGCTGCATGAACGAGTTGGCGGCGAGGATGAAGTAGGCCGACAGGGTCGTGGAGAAGGCGACGGCCCAGATGCACGCCAGGTGCACGCGCTTGGAGAGCTTCTCCCAGCCGAAGATCCACAGGCCGAGGAACGTCGACTCGACGAAGAACGCCGCCAGCGCCTCCATGGCGAGCGGGGCGCCGAAGACGTCGCCGACGAACCGCGAGTACTCCGACCAGTTCATCCCGAACTGGAACTCCTGCACGATGCCGGTGACGACGCCGATGGCGAAGTTGATGAGCAGGAGCTTGCCGAAGAACTTGGTGATCCGCAGCCACTCGTCCTTCTTGGTGCGATACCAGATCGTCTGCATGATCGCGACGAGCGTCGAGAGACCGATCGTCAGCGGCACGAAGATGAAGTGGTAGACGGTGGTGATGCCGAACTGCCACCGGGCGAGATCGAGGGCTTCCATCGGGGTCTTCCTTCGCTGGTGCCGTAGGAGAGGTGCTGCCGATCGGTCGGATCGAGTCTTCCGACGACGCTAGCCCGGGTCACGCCCCCACGTGGACGGCAGACGCCCCCGATGCGTCCTGTGCGTCGTCTACCGACGAACCTACTGACCTGACGCCGTGTCTCGAAGGACCAAGGTCCCAGGCGGGCGCGACCCGGGCCGTGCGCGGGTTTTCGGCGTCCGGCCGCGGGCCCGCCGGCGAGTTGACTCGCACGTGACCTTTTCTGAGGCGGCGCTATGAGATACTGGTCGCGGCCGACGGAACGACACCGACCGGCGGCCCGACGACGGCTCCACCAGGATCTGGTCGCCTCGCACCGCCTCGGGTGACACCATCACCGAAGGCGTCGTGCGGCGCCAGCCCAGCGCGAGCGACGGCGTCGGCCCTCCACGAGGGCAACCAACGGACTTCCGGGTGCGGCTCGCCGCTCCCGACGAGCAGCCTCGGGCGGCAGCGACGGTGTGGCTGGCGTACCGCGGCACGGAGCCAGTCATGGCAGACGAGACCACCACCCCCGCCACCGCGGCATCCTCCGAGCCCGCCCCGCGCCGCCGCGCGCCGCGCCGCGCGGCCTCCCGCCCCGCCGGTGCCCCGGACCCCGGCGCCGCGACCGCCGCGTCCCACCCCGAGCGCGAGCCCGAGCAGCAGGTGGACGTGCTCGCCGCGTTCGGGCTCGGCGCGACGACCGAGCCCGCGACGGACGACGCCGCGCCGAAGGCCACGACCGCCAAGGCGGCGAAGACGACCCGCGCGACGAAGACCACGAAGGCGCCGAAGGCGACGAGGGCGAAGGCCGCGCGCACGACGGACGCCGATCCGGCGACCGCGCCCGCCGCGGAGCCCGCGGCGACGGACGCGGCTCCGGCCACCGAGCCGCCCGCGGCCGCCACTGAGCCCGAGGCGCCGGCCGGGAAGCGCGCGACGCGCAGCCGGTCCCGAGCGAAGGTCGTCGACTCGGTCGACGCGATCGAGCTGCCCACCCCGGCGGCAGAGGCCGGCGAGGGCGAGGCCCCCGCCCCGAAGGCGACCCGCACGCGCGCCAAGCGGACGAGCGCGAAGAAGGCGCCCGAGACCACCGAGGCCACGGACGTCGCCGCCGAGCCGGCCGACGGCGGCGACCAGCCGGCCGAGGCGCCGGCGCCGCGAGCCCGCCGCTCGCGCGCCAAGAAGACGCAGACCGCCGAGGCGGTCGCCCGGGAGCTCGCCGACGCCGACGCCACGGACCCCGCCGAGGGGATCGACCGCGCCGAGACCGAGGTGACGGCCGAGGAGACCCCGGCGGACGTCGTCGGGGACGACTCCGGCGCCGAGCCCGTCGAGGGCGAGGCGGACGAGGACGAGGAGGCGGACGAGGCCGGCGAGGACGAGGCTCACCGCCTCCCCGCGACGGCGCTCCTGTTCCAGGCGCCGAGCGCCACGCCTCGCCGCCGTCGCCGGGCGACCCGGCCCGCGGCCGCGGCGGACGCCGGAGAGCCGGCGGACGCGAGCGAGGCCGCCGCGCCCGGGCGCGGCGGGCGGGACGACGCCGCCGACGTGGCGACCGCCGACACCACTGACACCGACACCGAGGCGAGCGACGCCGACACGGGGGACGACGCGGGCGAGTCCGCCGGCTCGTCCTCGCGCCGGCGCCGGCGCCGCGGCGGCCGCGGCCGCCGCCGTTCGGGTGACGGCTCCGACGAGCAGTCGGGCGCCGGGTCGGAGGACGCGTCGGGGGCCGAGTCCGGCCGCTCGGACGCGGGTGCCGGCCAGGCCGACGACGAGCGCGGGTCCGACCAGGGCTCCGAGCAGGGCGCGTCCGGCGACGGCGACGGCGAGGACTCCGGCGGCTCCCGACGTCGCCGGCGTCGGCGTGGTCGCCGTGGCGACGACGACGGCGGTGCTCGCGCCGCGCGCGACGAGGTGACCGCCCTGCGCGGCTCGACCCGCCTCGAGGCCAAGCGCCTGCGCCGCCGCGAGGGGCGCGACGCCGGTCGCCGCCGCACGATCATCACCGAGGCCGAGTTCCTCGCGCGGCGCGAGAGCGTGCAGCGCGACATGGTCGTGCGCGAGCAGTCGGGCATGACGCAGATCGCCGTCCTCGAGGACGGCGTGCTCGTCGAGCACTACGTCGCGCGGGCGCAGCAGACCTCGATGGTCGGCAACGTCTACCTCGGTCGCGTGCAGAACGTGCTGCCGAGCATGGAGGCCGCGTTCGTCGACCTCGGCCGCGGGCGCAACGCCGTCCTGTACGCGGGCGAGGTCAACTGGGAGGCCTCGGGCCTCGAGGGCCAGCCGCGCCGGATCGAGCAGGCGCTCAAGTCGGGCGACCAGATCCTCGTCCAGGTGACGAAGGACCCGATCGGCCACAAGGGCGCCCGGCTCACGTCGCAGATCACGCTCGCCGGCCGCTATCTCGTCCTCGTGCCGAGCGGCGCGATGACCGGCATCTCGCGCAAGCTCCCCGACACCGAGCGCGCCCGGCTCAAGAAGCTCCTCAAGGAGATCGTCCCCGAGGGCCAGGGCGTCATCGTCCGCACGGCCGCCGAGGGCGCGAGCGAGGACGAGCTGCGCCGCGACGTCGAGCGCCTCACCGCCGAGTGGAGCGAGATCCAGTCCCGCACGCAGGGTCGGCGCGTCTCCGCGCCGGCGCTGCTGAAGGGCGAGCCCGAGCTCGCGCTGCGCGTCGTGCGTGACGTGTTCAACGAGGACTTTTCCTCGCTCACGATCGCCGGCGCCGGGGCGTGGAAGACGATCTCGGAGTACGTCGAGGCCGTCGCGCCGGACCTCGGCGAGCGCCTGCACCACTGGACCTCCCGCGACGACGTGTTCGCCAGCAAGCGGATCGACGAGCAGCTCGCGAAGGGCATGGACCGCAAGGTCTGGCTCCCCTCGGGCGGCTCGCTCGTGATCGACCGGACCGAGGCCATGACGGTGGTCGACGTCAACACGGGCAAGTTCACCGGCTCCGGCGGGACGCTCGAGGAGACGGTCACCCGGAACAACCTCGAGGCGGCCGAGGAGATCGTGCGCCAGCTCCGGCTGCGCGACATCGGCGGCATCATCGTCATCGACTTCATCGACATGGTCCTGGAGTCCAACCGCGACCTCGTGCTGCGCCGGCTCATCGAGTGCCTCGGGCGCGACCGCACCCGCCACCAGGTGGCCGAGGTGACGTCGCTCGGGCTCGTCCAGATGACGCGCAAGCGCGTGGGCCAGGGGCTCGTCGAGGCGTTCTCGACGCCGTGCGAGCACTGCCACGGCCGTGGCTTCACGGTCGACTCCCAGCCGCACGAGCACGCGCCCGAGCCGGAGGCCGAGGAGGAGACCCCGCGCGTCGGCCGCCGCCGCGGCGGGCGCTCGCGCGGCTCCGCCGGGTCCAGCGGGAACGGGAGCAACGGCGGCAACGGGTCGGGCTCCTCCGGCTCGTCGTCGAGCTCGAACGGCAGCGGCGCCGGCGACCAGGCCGCCCGCGAGGCCGTCAAGGCGACGCTCGCCCAGATCGCCGCCGCCGCCCAGCAGGCCCACCAGCCGCACGACGCCGACGGCACCCCGATCGAGCCCGGCTCCGACCAGGTCGCCGAGGCCGTCGAGGAGTCGGTCGAGGCGATCACCGACGAGCTGGTCGTCCGGACCGCGTCCGGTCCCGTCGTGTCGCAGGCCGACCGTCTCGCGGCGCTGGCGGCGCTCGAGGCCGCCCTGCCCGGTGCCGTCGACGAGGCGGTGCGTCACGCGCGGATCGAGGCGGAGGACGACGTGGAGTCGGAGGAGGCCGTCGACGACGCAACCGCCGCCGTCGAGGAGGTCCTCGAGGCCGAGATCGTCGAGCAGGCGGACGAGGAGCCCGAGGTCATCGAGGGCGAGGTCGTCGACCCCAAGCTCCTCGAGGGCTGAGGACGTGACGTCGGCGCGCCCGTCGGGTGCCCCGGCCAAGGGACCGGGGGAGACGGCCGTGTCCGACCGGCCCGAGATCGTCTGCATCTGCGGCTCGACCCGGTTCGCGGGCGAGATGAGGACGGCGAACCTCGACCTCACGCTCGCGGGCGTCATCGTCCTCGCGCCGGGGGAGACCGACGAGGTCGTGACCCCCGAGCAGAAGGCGGTCCTCGACGTGCTCCACCTGCGCAAGATCGACCTGGCCGACCGGGTGCTCGTCGTCAACCCCGGCGGGTACGTCGGGGAGTCGACGCGCAGGGAGATCGCCTACGCGCGCGCCACCGGCACGCCGGTCTCGTTCACCGATCCCGGCTGAACCGCCCGTCGGGCGTCGTCGATCGACCGGTCGGCCCGTCGAGCGGTCGACCGACCGCTCGACGACGGGATCCGTCTAGGCCCGCGCCGGGCCGCGCAGGCGCCAGCGGGTCAGCAGCGCGACGACGCCGGCGCCGCCGTAGGTGAGCAGCAGCTCCACCAGCGCGAGCCACATGGACCGCTGCGGGCCCCAGACGAGCGCGACGAGCGCGGCCGGCGACGCGACGATCCCCAGCACGACGAGGGCGCGCGGCCACGGTCCGATCC encodes:
- a CDS encoding Rne/Rng family ribonuclease; this encodes MADETTTPATAASSEPAPRRRAPRRAASRPAGAPDPGAATAASHPEREPEQQVDVLAAFGLGATTEPATDDAAPKATTAKAAKTTRATKTTKAPKATRAKAARTTDADPATAPAAEPAATDAAPATEPPAAATEPEAPAGKRATRSRSRAKVVDSVDAIELPTPAAEAGEGEAPAPKATRTRAKRTSAKKAPETTEATDVAAEPADGGDQPAEAPAPRARRSRAKKTQTAEAVARELADADATDPAEGIDRAETEVTAEETPADVVGDDSGAEPVEGEADEDEEADEAGEDEAHRLPATALLFQAPSATPRRRRRATRPAAAADAGEPADASEAAAPGRGGRDDAADVATADTTDTDTEASDADTGDDAGESAGSSSRRRRRRGGRGRRRSGDGSDEQSGAGSEDASGAESGRSDAGAGQADDERGSDQGSEQGASGDGDGEDSGGSRRRRRRRGRRGDDDGGARAARDEVTALRGSTRLEAKRLRRREGRDAGRRRTIITEAEFLARRESVQRDMVVREQSGMTQIAVLEDGVLVEHYVARAQQTSMVGNVYLGRVQNVLPSMEAAFVDLGRGRNAVLYAGEVNWEASGLEGQPRRIEQALKSGDQILVQVTKDPIGHKGARLTSQITLAGRYLVLVPSGAMTGISRKLPDTERARLKKLLKEIVPEGQGVIVRTAAEGASEDELRRDVERLTAEWSEIQSRTQGRRVSAPALLKGEPELALRVVRDVFNEDFSSLTIAGAGAWKTISEYVEAVAPDLGERLHHWTSRDDVFASKRIDEQLAKGMDRKVWLPSGGSLVIDRTEAMTVVDVNTGKFTGSGGTLEETVTRNNLEAAEEIVRQLRLRDIGGIIVIDFIDMVLESNRDLVLRRLIECLGRDRTRHQVAEVTSLGLVQMTRKRVGQGLVEAFSTPCEHCHGRGFTVDSQPHEHAPEPEAEEETPRVGRRRGGRSRGSAGSSGNGSNGGNGSGSSGSSSSSNGSGAGDQAAREAVKATLAQIAAAAQQAHQPHDADGTPIEPGSDQVAEAVEESVEAITDELVVRTASGPVVSQADRLAALAALEAALPGAVDEAVRHARIEAEDDVESEEAVDDATAAVEEVLEAEIVEQADEEPEVIEGEVVDPKLLEG
- a CDS encoding cytochrome ubiquinol oxidase subunit I, with translation MEALDLARWQFGITTVYHFIFVPLTIGLSTLVAIMQTIWYRTKKDEWLRITKFFGKLLLINFAIGVVTGIVQEFQFGMNWSEYSRFVGDVFGAPLAMEALAAFFVESTFLGLWIFGWEKLSKRVHLACIWAVAFSTTLSAYFILAANSFMQHPVGAVWNEELGRAQLVDIGAVLTNPTTLVTFPHVVAAAWLVGATFVTAIAAIWIVRSVRAGDEKTARTVYRPAALLGIVAILVSGVGLLLTGDAQAKIMYEQQPGKMSAAEAHFETSECVPFSLLAIGDLNDPNNPDGVRHLLSIPCGTSFLATGHFTGPESTVPGTREVQAMFTERFAAEYGEDIVYIPNLMVTYWTFRLMIGPAVFSAALALWGLWLLRKGRVTDNRWFARLAVVAIPMPFLANAFGWIFTEMGRQPWVVVPNIGADGVLEIKMLTADGVSLPSVVAPGTVLTSMIAFTLVYGVLAVIWFRLMRKDVLKGAPEPDHPHDRPSETDADGVKQLDFAY
- the cydD gene encoding thiol reductant ABC exporter subunit CydD; its protein translation is MRPLDPRLLRTAAAARTYVLAAAALSAAATVCIIVQAFAIGHSLGPAASGLLAGSGAAALGGIATPLLLLAGAIVLRAALTFARERLGNGAAVAVVGQLRRALLEHAGRLPHRWRARHGSEVAVLATRGLDDVVPYVTGYLPQLLMTAILTPVALGVMLWLDLVSGLIVAVTLPLVPLFMWLVGVTTQQYSARRLDVLAQQGAQLLDLLAGLTTLRALGREIGPGTRVKRLADSYRATTMQTLRVAFLSGAVLELLASLSVALVAVEVGMRLVYGRIDLVTALVVLVLAPEVYQPLRQVGTQFHASTNGLAAVQRVFHVLDTPLPAAGSAPVPAWRAIRLTDVSVAADERGYLAPEALSALVRPGRVTALAGPSGSGKTTTAMALLLLQPVDAGSIELVVGGPDDPDDTAGPPDDLTAGPGTRADVPLAGIDPAAWWEQAAWVPQRVVTGGGTLREHVTSGREIPAADLEEAARATGLSDVVAALPGGWDTRLAESAGGLSSGLSVGQTHRLELTRALVRGARLVVLDEPTAHLAPADEARIVDAMRAVAARGAAVVVVAHRPATLAAADEVVHVRAGAQVSA
- the cydC gene encoding thiol reductant ABC exporter subunit CydC yields the protein MSRRAAEAAPVRDVASRADDDARPEGPRLRDDLRAVRRILPLLGLRRRALAAAVALGSLTLAASVALAGTSAWLIVRASQMPPVMTLNIAAVGVRLFGVLRGVSRYLDRLAAHDVALRGVADLRTNLYDALARGRTERIAALRRGDLLARTGADVDDVGDLVVRAIVPALVAVVVGLGSVGFLACFDLAAAGVLLVCLLVSALVVPALAQRADARAEAARVAARTEVAVATETLLTRSAELALTGRRGVVLDELAAADRSSRAAERRAAVPLASSAALAVLATGAAAVGALLVGVPALVSGTLTPEQLAVVVLVPLAVFEATMPLPAAASQLHRSAQAARRILALLDLDDDDAAAARGADPRPAPGRAATPGPTATPGLTARGLAYGWPGGTALAAPLDLDVPPGSSLAIVGPSGVGKTTLLLTLAGMLPPLAGELTLDGIVPARLRGAERAEHVALTAEDAHVFDTSVLENLRAARGDLTREEARDVLAAAGLLAWVEALPDGLDTRVSTDTISGGERRRLLVARALASPAPLLLLDEPAEHLPDEVATALVADLLALTATGRSVVVVTHHVGAVGAADRVVALAD
- the cydB gene encoding cytochrome d ubiquinol oxidase subunit II; its protein translation is MDLAVLWFILIAILWIGYLVLEGFDFGVGMLLRPLAKDNTDRRVVINTIGPVWDGNEVWLLTAGGATFAAFPEWYATLFSGFYLPLLLILLALIVRGVAFEYRHKSSSPRWQNGWDWCITIGSWVPAVLWGVAFANLVRGVELNADHQYVGGFWALLNPFALLGGLVTLGLFLTQGAAFLALKTDGDLRVRAARVAARVSIPTTAVAAVWVVWAQLAHSRNAWTWVPLVVAALALVGVVLMTARRSEGWAFALNSVAIVMAVVFIFGSIAPNVMPALDPANSLTIDNASSSDYTLMVMSWVAVALVPVVLLYQGWSLKVFSKRISRASIPGHSDEPARATTNPPEAATIEG